In one window of Armatimonadota bacterium DNA:
- a CDS encoding polysaccharide deacetylase family protein produces the protein MSKLTVVLGFDMETDIGSWTPFYEGLVNGTPIILDILERHGISATFFFTGDSVTKHPEVVRAVKQRGHEIGAHTLFHETIGDALFDIPGMMPILPEEVPNRLRRCTDCIEQVAGVRPVSFRCPRLFGSTAVVNALESLCYVADASYPMYYFRERLRPYHPSRDDWTQEGDLRIVELPNFADLSMTSQDPFGRDRDQWPLFRTESAEALLRHIDGYVGYCRAQAVEPFLCFYFHPWELHPMPETEIRFGEGSVLPDPFIVRNCGPYAAEQLDALIGELLERGAQFLQAQHAAKEL, from the coding sequence CAACGGCACCCCGATCATTCTCGATATCCTCGAGCGCCATGGCATCAGCGCTACCTTCTTCTTCACCGGCGACAGTGTCACGAAACATCCTGAGGTGGTGCGGGCGGTCAAGCAGCGAGGACACGAGATTGGCGCGCACACGCTGTTCCACGAGACGATCGGCGATGCGCTGTTCGATATCCCCGGCATGATGCCGATCCTGCCGGAGGAGGTGCCCAACCGCTTGCGCCGGTGCACCGACTGCATTGAGCAGGTGGCCGGCGTCCGTCCCGTGTCGTTCCGCTGCCCGCGCCTGTTCGGGTCGACCGCGGTCGTCAATGCCTTGGAGTCTCTGTGCTACGTCGCGGACGCATCGTACCCGATGTACTACTTCCGCGAGCGCCTGAGGCCATATCACCCGAGCCGGGATGACTGGACTCAGGAGGGTGACCTGCGAATCGTGGAACTGCCCAACTTCGCGGATCTCTCGATGACGTCGCAAGACCCCTTCGGTCGCGACCGGGATCAGTGGCCGCTCTTCCGCACGGAAAGCGCGGAGGCGCTGCTGCGACACATTGACGGCTATGTCGGCTACTGTCGAGCCCAAGCGGTCGAGCCGTTCCTGTGCTTCTACTTTCACCCCTGGGAACTGCACCCGATGCCGGAGACAGAGATCCGCTTCGGCGAGGGGAGCGTTCTGCCCGACCCATTCATCGTCCGGAACTGCGGCCCGTACGCGGCGGAGCAGTTGGACGCGCTGATTGGCGAGCTGCTCGAGCGCGGAGCGCAGTTTCTTCAGGCACAGCACGCTGCAAAGGAGCTATGA